The genomic DNA CGGGAGGACCAGCGGGAACACCTGCTGCAGGTACCCGGCGCGGATCGCCGCGTCGACCGGGTTGAACGAGGTGCCGGCCACCCTCACCAGCACCTGCCCCGCGCCGGGGACGGGTCGGTCGGCCTCCTCGTAGGTCAGGACGTCGCTGTCGCCGTAGCGGTGGTATCGCACTGCCTTCATGATCTCTCCTGGCGTCGTTGCTCCGAATTCGAAGCGATTTGACGACCATAACCTGCTTCGAGTTCAAAGCAATCCCGGGAAGGGTGTGACATCCATCACCATGCTGTCGAGGCGTGTTTTGAATTTGAAACAGATAGAATGACCGGATGTCTGACGCCGACGCCCTCCATCCCGCGCAGCTCGGCACCTACTTCGCGCTCATGGAGGCCGTCAGCCTGCTCCAGCACGCCGTCGAGCAGCAGTTGCGGGCGGAAGGCGACCTGAGTTACGTGCAGTTCCAGCTCCTGGCCCACCTCGCCGACGCCAGGCAGCTGACCATGACCGAGCTGGCCGACGGCGTCGTCTACAGCCGCAGCGGCCTGACCTACCAGGCCGGCCTGCTGGAGAAGGCCGGCCTCGTCACGCGCGGCCCCAGCCCCGATGACGAGCGCGCCACACTGGTGACCATCACCGAGGGCGGCCTCGCCCTCGTCGGGCGGGTCCTGCCCGGCCACATCGAGGTCGTGCGCCGCCTGCTGTTCAACCCCCTCACTGACGAGGACCTGCACGACCTCGGCGACATCATGACCCGCGTGCGCGACCACATGCGCGCCGAGCCGCCCCGCTCCGCCGCCCCCCGCAAACCCCGCAAGTGAGTCCCACCGGCCCAAAGAACGTCGAGGACCTGCGCGGTCGCCAGGCGCCGGCCCGGCGGCAGCCGGCTGCGTGTGCTCGGCCAGCCCGAGTTCGTGCCCACCACCGGCTGAGCCGGGCACCGGGCCTCACGGGACGGCGGGCCGTCCGATCCCGGGAAGAGCCGCTTCCAGGCACGCGGCGACCTGGAAGACCGTCACGTCGTCGTAGGTGCGGCCGACGATCTGCACGCCGGTGGGCACGCCGCCGGCGGCCAGCCCCGAGGGGACGGACAGGACCGGACAGCGGCTGGCGATGTTGAAGGGGATCGTCATCACCCCGAGCATGTAGTCGCCGGGCTCGCCCTTGATCGGCAGCGGGCCGCCGTCGTGCTCGGCCGGAAAGGCCGGCACCGCCGTGGTCGGGCAGAGCAGCGCGTCGAAGCGTTCCAGCAGCTCACCGAGCGGCCGGTAGATCAGGCCCTCCAGCTCCATGCCCTGGTAGAAGCTGAGCTCGGGCTCGGTGTCGGCGAACCGCCGCGTGTAGTCCGACAGCAGGTCCGCGTGCTCGATGGCCAGCTCGCGGATCCCGGCGCCGAAGATGCCCGCGAAGTGGGCGTCGGCGGCGGCCATGATCTGCGCCCTGGTCCAGGGCAGCTCGACCTCCTCCACGATCGCCCCTGCCGCCCGCAGCGCCTCGGCGGCCGCCAGCGTGCCCGCCACCACATCCGGCTCCACCAGATAGTCGCCCAGTGTCATGGACAGCGCGATCCGCATGCCGCGCACGTCGCCGGTGAGGGGCGGCAGCTCCAGCTTCGGCCGGATGGAGGCCACGTCCCAGGGGTGCGGACCGGCGATCACGTTCTGCAGCAGGGCGACGTCGGCGACGGTGCGGGCCATGGGCCCGTCGTGGCAGTACTGGTCGAGGTTGAACGGCGGCAGCGCGGGCACCCGCCCGAAGGGCGGCTTGAACCCGACCACTCCGCAGAACGAGGCCGGGATGCGGATGGAACCGCCGATGTCGGAACCGGTGGCCAGCAGCGAGGTGCCCGCGGCCAGCGAGGCGCCGGAGCCGCCCGACGAGCCTCCGGGCGAGTAGTCGAGGTTCCACGGGTTACGCGTGACGCCCCACAACCTGCTGTGGGTGAACCCGGCGCAGCTGAACTCGGGCGTCGTCGTGCGGGCGTGGACGATGCCGCCCGCCTGCGTGATCCGGGTGACCACCGGGTGGGTCACCTCGGCGATCACGCCCTGCAGCAGGAGCGAACCCTCCTCATGGGTGCGGCCCTCGATGGGTTGTTCCTCCTTGATCGCCACCGGGATCCCCTCCAGCGGCCTGGCGGTGCCGTTCAGGTAGGCGGCCTCGGCGGCCTTGGCCTGCTCCATGGCCGACTCGTACAGGCGCTCGGTGAAGGCGTTGATCCGCGGTTCCGTCACCTCCGCCCGGTCGATGACGGCGGTCAGCAGTTCCACGGGCGACAGCTCGCGCCTGGACATGAGGGCGTGGGCCTCGGTGGCCGACAGGTAACACAGCATCTGTGCGCATCTCCTTAGAAAGCGGGCCGCGGGACGGAACTCAGCAGGAGCCGCGTGTACTCGTGCTCGGGCGCGGTCAGCACCCGCGTCGTCGGCCCCGACTCGACGATCCGGCCGCGCCGCATGACGGCCACGTGGTCGGTGACACAGCCGACCACGGCCAGGTCGTGGGTGATGAACAGGTAGGAGACGCCGCCGGCCGCGCGGATCTCGGCCAGCAGGCCGAGGATCTGCGCCTGGACCGAGACGTCCAGCGCGGCCGCGGCCTCGTCGAGCACCAGCACCCTGGGCCGCACGGCCAGCGCTCTGGCGATGGCGACGCGCTGCCGCTGCCCGCCCGACAGCTCCCTGGGCAGCGCTCGCGCCTCGCGCGGGCCGAGACCGACCTGGTCGAGCAACTCGGCCACGCGCGCCGCGGTCGGCTCGCCGGGAAAGTGCAGTCGCAGCACCTCCGCCAGCGACTCCTGTACGGCAAGGCGCGGGTCGAGCGAGCCGAGCGGATCCTGGAAGACGATCTGGATCAGCCTGGCCCTGTCCTTGCGACCGAGCGTCGCCAGCGGCCTGCCCGCCACCAGCACGCTGCCCGCGTCGGGCCGCTCCAGGCCGAGCAGCAGCCTGGCCGTCGTGGTCTTGCCCGAGCCGGACTCGCCCACCAGGCCGAGCGAGCCGCCCGCCGCCAGGTCGAAGCCGACGTCGTCCACCGCGGTCCACGCGCCGTACCGTTTGCGCAGGCCGCGCACCTCAAGGTCGATGCTCACGCTTCCGCCTTCACACAGGCCACCCCGTCCACCAGGAGCGGGGCGGCAGCCGTACAGGAGTCCATGGCGTGCGGGCAGCGCGGGGCGAACGGGCAGCCCGGCACGGCCGACAGCAGGTCGGGCGGGCGTCCCGGGATCGGCGGCGGCAGCGTGCCCAGGTCGCCGACCCGCGGGGTGGCGGCCAGCAGGCCCGTGGTGTAGGGGTGACGCGGCCCGGCGAACAGCCGCCGCGTCGGCCCGGTCTCCATGACCCGGCCCGCGTACATGACGTAGACGCGGTCGCAGATCATCGCGGCCAGTTCGAGGTCGTGGGTGATGAACAGCATCCCGGTCCGCGTCCTGGCGCGCAGGTCGCGCAGCAACCTGATGATCTCGGCCTGGGTGGTCACGTCCAGGGCGGTGGTCGGCTCGTCGGCCAGCAGCAGCCGGGGCTCTCCCGCCAGGGCCGCCGCGATCACCACCCGCTGGAGCATGCCCCCGGACAGCTCGTGCGGATGCTGGCGCACGTGCCGTTCGGGGTCCGGCAGGCCGACCAGGCCGAGCAGTTCGACGGCTCGGGCGCGGGCCGCCCTGGCGCCGGTCTCCTCCCGGAGGATCTCGGCGAGGAAGTCGCCGATCCGCCGGAACGGGCTGATCGCCGCGCGCGGGTCCTGGTAGATCATCGCGGCCGCGTGGGTCCGGTGCCGGCGCAGCTCTGCCGGAGACAGGGCGAGCACGTCGGCGCCGTCCATGCGGATCTCGCCCGAGGTCAGCGCGCCCTTCGGCAGCAGGCCGAGGACGGCCCGCGCGGTCAGGGACTTGCCGGATCCCGACTCGCCGACCAGGCCGACGGTCTCGTTCTCCGCCACGGTGAGCGAGAGGCCGTCGATCGCCGGGCGGGCGGTGCGCGGCAGCCGTACCGAAAGATCGTCGATCTCCAGCATGGTCACCTCCTGGAGACGCGGTCGGCGAGGCTCTCGCCGACGATGTTGAAGGCGATCACGCTCAGCACGATGGCCAGGCCGGGGACGAGGATCGGGCCGAGCGCGCCCTGCAGGACCGCCGACTGCCCCTCGTTGATCATGGCTCCCCAGTCGGCGGCCGGCGGCTGCACGCCCAGGCCGAGGAAGGCGAGCCCGGCCAGGTCGAGCAGCGCGTAGCCGAAGTTGACCGTGGACTGCGCGAGGATCACCGGGGCGATGTTCGGCAGCAGGTGACGCAGGCAGATGGTCAGACCGCCGAATCCCAGTGCCCGGTAGGCGGCGATGTACGGCCGGCCCATCTCCCCTCGCGCCATTCCGCGCACCATGCGGCCCACGAACGGGGTGTAGGCGACGGCCAGGGTGATGACCGGCCCCACCTGGCCGGGGCCGTACATCGCGACGACCAGCATGGCCAGCAGCAGGCCGGGGAAGGCGAAGACCAGCTCCATCGAGCGCGACAGCGCGGTGTCCACCCAGCCGCCGTGCCAGGCGGCGGCCAGCCCGATCACGACACCGAGAACCGTGGACAGGGCCACGACGCCGAGCGGGCCGAGCAGGCCGGTCCTGGCCCCGTAGATCATCCTGGAGAGCAGGTCACGGCCGGAGGCGTCGGCCCCGAGCAGGTGGTCGGCGCTCGGTCCGGCCAGCACCGCCGACAGGTCCACCGCGTCGGGGTCGGCGGGGGCCACCAGCGGCGCGAACACGGCGGCCAGGACCAGCAGCGCGATCACCACCAGCGCCGCCGTCCGCAGGCCGCCGCCTTTGAGCCGGCCGGTACGGCCGCGCAGGCCCGGTCTGATGACGAGTTGTTCCATCAGTCCCTCGCTCCCAGACGCACGCGGGGGTCGGCCAGCGGTGCCAGCAGGTCCACCGCGAGGTTGGCGACCACGAACACCGCCACGGTCAGCAGGGTCAGCGCCTGCACGACGGGGAAGTCCTTGACCGTCACCGAGTACTGCAGCAGCTGGCCCAGGCCGTTGACCCCGAAGGTGGTCTCCACCAGCACAGTCGAGACCAGCAGGCCGGGCACCAGCAGGCCGCCGTAGGTGAGGGTCACGGTCATGGCGCCGCGCAGCACGTGCCGGCGCACGATCGTCCGCTCGGGCACGCCGCGCCCGCGGGCGACCGTGACGTACTCCTGGCCCAGCTGTTCCAGCATCGCCGAGCGCGACACCCGGGCCAGCACCCCCGCGAAGGTGAGGGCCAGCGCGACGGCGGGCAGGGTGAGATGGTGCAGGCGGTCGGCCAGGCCCTGGCCCGCGCCGATGGACGGGAACCAGCCGAGGTTCACCGAGAACACCGCGATGAGCACGAACCCCAGCACGAACGACGGGGTGGCGACCGCGACCGAGCTGCCCACGAGCACGGCCTTGTCGACCACGCCGGGCCTGGTCGCGCTCCACACGCCGAACGCCAGGCCGAGCACCATCGTGAGCACGAAGGCCATGCCGATGAGGGTCAGCGTGACGGGCACGCGGGCGGCGATCAGCCCTCCGACGTCGGTGCGGAACTGCACCGAGCGGCCGAAATCGCCGGTGAGCACGCCGCCGATCCAGTGCAGGTACTGCACCGGGGCCGGGTCGTCGAACCGGTACTGCGCGCGGACGGCGGCGATGGCCTCCGGTGTGGCCGAGCGGCCGCTGAGCAGGAAGCTGGCCGGGTCGCCCGGGGCGAGCTGGAGGGCGCCGAACACCAGGAAGGAGGCCGCTCCCAGGATCGCGACCATCCCCCCCAGGCGGCGCAGCAGGAAGCGCGCCATCATCCAGCCGCGCCGATGTCCGCGGCCCACGGGTAGTAGAGGTAGGAGATGCTGGTGGGCGCGCCCGTGACGCGCTTGCCGATGAACATCACGTTGTCGAGGTCCGCCAGCGGGATCCAGGGCAGCTGCGTGGCCACGGTCGCCTGGAGCTCGGCCGTCAGCTGAGCTCGCTTGACCCGGTCGAACTCCACTTCGGCCGCCGCGACGAGCTTGTCGTAGGCGGGGTCGGAGAATCCGCCGTAGTTCTCGAACTGCCCGGTCTGGAACAGCCCGTACAGCTCCAGCGGGTCGGTCGCCGACAGGTACCAGAACGTGGGGAACAGGTCGATGCCCTTGCGCGCCTCGGGGTCGGAGAACAGCGCGGTGTAGGCGTCGGGGGCGATGGTGCGCACCTCGGCGGCCAGGCCGATCTCCTGGGCCGCCGCCTGCACGGCGTTGGAGATCACCGACATCTCGGGTCCCGTGTTGGTGGTGGCGATCACGATCTTCTTGCCCTGCGCCCCGGCCTCGGCGACGAGCTTCTTGGCCGCTTCCACGTCACGCGTGACGGCCGGCGCGGGCGGCTTGGCCGCCCCGACGTTGCGCCAGGACTCGGTCGGCCCCGGTACGAGCGAGGGGCTGCTGTAGTCGCCGAAGGCCGCTTTGGCCAGGCCCTGCCGGTCGATGGCCAGCGACAGTGCCCGCCGTACCCTGACATCGGCGAGCGTCCCGTTCTTGAGGTCGGAGACGATCAGGTTCGCGGTGGTCAGGTTGGGGCCGCCGTGGACGGTGCCGGCACCCGAGGACCGCAGCCGGGCGACGGAGGCGGCCGGGACCATCCAGCTCCCGTCGGCCTCGCCGGTCACCAGGGCGTTGGTCCTGGCCGCCGCGTCGGGCACGAAGGTGAAGGTGACCTTGCCGGACCTGGCCCGGTCACCCCAGTAGCCGTCGAAACGGTCCAGTCGGATCGACTGCCCCTTGGTCCAGGTGCCGAGCTTGAACGGGCCCGTGCAGTCGAGGCCGCCGTCGGCGGTGCCGAACGCCTTGCCCTTGGCCTGGAGCGAGGCGGCGCTGGCCACCGTACCGGGAGAGGCGCCCATCTCCAGGTTGAACAGCGCGTCGGGCTGCTTGAACGTGACCGTCACCTCCATCGGTCCGGTCTTGGTGATCGACTCGACGTTGCGGAAGGTGGAGATCCAGTAGGAGCCGACCTTCTCGTCCAGGTGCCGGTTGAGGCTGGCCACGACGTCGTCGGCGGTCATCTCGGCGCCGCTGTGGAACTTCACACCCTTGCGGATGGTGTAGACGAGCGTCTTGGGGTCGCGCTGCTCGTACTTCTCCGCCAGGCCTGGCTCCTCCTTCAGCTCCGGCGTCCAGCGCATGAGGCTCTCGCAGACGTTGGACAGCACCATGTTCTGCGGATAGTCGAAGGCGTGGACGTAGTCCAGGGTCGGGGGCTCGGCATAGGACACCCAGGTGAAGGCGTCGATGTCGCCCTTGGGCAAGGGGGTGCCGGAGCTGAGGGTCCTGCCGGGAGAGGGGGCCGCGTTCCCGCCTCCTCCGCCGCACGCGGCTGCCGTCACGGTGAGGGTGAGGACGGTCAGTGCCGCCCAGCGTCGTCTGCTCATGAGTCACGCCTTTCGCGGGGGGGTGTCAGGTCTGGTGGACGAGCCGGCCTTGGACGTAGGTCCTGACGACACGGGTGGCGCCGATCTCCTCGGGCGGCCCGGCGAAGGGATCGCGGTCCAGCACCACCAGGTCTGCGTCTTTGCCTGCCTCGACCGTGCCGGTGACGTCGTCGAGATGGTTGATCCAGGCGCTGCCCGCCGTGTAGGCGGTGAGCGCTTGCGCCAGGGTGAGCGCCTGCTCGGGCAGGAACGGCTCGTCGGGTTCGCCCTCGGGCACGGTCCTGTTCACCGCGACGTGCACCCCCCACAGCGGGTTCGGGCTGCTCACCGACCAGTCGCTGCCGGCGACCAGCCGGGCTCCGGCGCGCAGCAGGTCGCCGAAGGGGTACTGCAGGGCCGCTCGCGCGGCTCCGAGGAACGGGATGGTGAGCTCGTCCATCTGGGGTTCGTGGGCCGCCCAGAGCGGCTGGATGTTCGCGGCGGCGCCGAGCTCGGCGAACCTGGGGATGTCGGTGGGGTGGACGACCTGCAGGTGCGCGAGATGGTGACGGTTGTCGTTGGCGCCGTTGGCCGCGCGTGCTTCGGCGAGGGCGTCGAGCGCCTCCCTGACCGCGCGGTCGCCGAGGGCGTGGAAGTGGATCTGGAAGCCGAGCGCGTCCAGCTTGCGGACCGCCTCGCGCAGCAGGCCGGGGTCGACGAAGCTGATGCCGCTGTTGGTGGTCGCGCAGCCGCAGCCGTCGAGGTAGGGCTCCAGCATCGCGGCGGTGAAGTTCTCCGCGACGCCGTCCTGCATGATCTTGACGCTGGTGGCGTCGAAGCGGCCGACCCGCCCGTTCTCGCGCCGCTCCACCAGCTCGGGGATCTGCTCCAGGCCGCGCTCGCGGTCCCACCACAGCGCGCCGACGACGCGGGCCCGCAGCGTTTCCTCGCGGGCGGCGCGCAGGTACACCTGGTAGTTGTCGGGATGGCCGGGAAAGGCGCCGATCATGGCGTCCTGCCATGCCGTCACGCCCATCGAGAACAGGTGGGACTGGCCCGCCAGCAGACCGGCGTAGGCCTCCTCGGCGGTCGCCACCGGCACGTGCTCGCTGACCAGGGTCATGGCACCCTCGTGGAGGGTGCCCTGCGGGGTGCCGTCCGGCTCGCGCTCGATCCGGCCGTCCACGGGGTCGGGCGTGTCCCTGTCGAGACCGGCCACGCGCAGGGCCAGGCTGTTGGCCCAGGCGCCGTGGCCGTCGCGGTTGGTCAGCAGCACGGGCCGGTCGGGCACCACCGTGTCGAGCAGCTGCCTGGTCGGCGTGCCGCCGGGGAACACCTCCATCGACCAGCCGCCACCGTGGATCCACGCCTTGTCCGGGTGCGCCGCGGCGTAGGCGGCGATCACCCGCAGGTAGCCCTCGACATCGTGCTCGGCCGACAGGTCGCAGCGGAGCATCTGGCCGCCGCCGAAAGCGGGGTGCACGTGGGCATCCTGGAAGCCCGCCATGAGCAGCCCGCCGGCGAGGTCCACCACGTCGGTGCCGGAGCCGGCCGCGGCCAGGACCTCCGCCCGGTCGCCCACCCGCAGCACGCGCCCGCCACCGACCGCGACCGCCGCCTCGATCGGGGCGGCGGTCGTGCCGGTGAAGACCCGCCCCACGAAGATCGTTTCCATCATGCCCCGCACCTTCCGCTCACGCAGTGTTGGGGAGGAGTGAACGCGAGCGCAACATAGATGTCAACACCGTTGCGCTATCCGGAGACCCAACCGATACACTGGTGCGATCATGGCGAAGACACCTGTGAGGACCAGACGCTCGGGCAGCCAGCTCAGCCGCGAGGCCATCATCGAGGCCAGCCTGCGGATCGCCGCCAGGGGCAGCGGCGACGCGTTCACCGTGCGCCGCCTCGGAGAGGAGCTGGGCGCCGACCCCACGGCCATCTACCGGCACTTCCGCGACAAGGACGAGCTGCTGCTGTCGGTGGCCGACCGGGTCTACGGTGAGGTCCTCGAGAGCGTTCCCGACGGGCTCGGCTGGAAGGACCGGCTGCGGGCGCTGGCCGACGGGTCGCTGCGGGTCGGGCTCAAGTATCCGGCCGTCGCCTCCATCACCGCCAGCCGCACGACCAGGCGGATCAACGAGTTCAGGCTGGTCGAGCTCATCCTGGGCGCGGTCACCGAGGCGGGGCTCGACGGCGCCGACGCGGCGCTGTACTACCGGGCCGTCGCCGACGCCCTCCTGGCGCACGTCGGCCAGGCCGCCGCCTATGTGCTGTTCGCCCCCGACGTCAGGGCGGGCGACGAGTCGTCATGGCGGCGGGAGTACCGCACGGTCGACCCCGAGCGCTTTCCCCGGATCACCCGCCTCAGCACGGAGCTCGCCGACGTGAGCCCGGCGCCCGTCTACGCCGTCCAGGTGGAGGCGCTCATCGCCGCGATCGAAGCCCGGGCCGCGGCGCGCGCCGACGTGGGGCCGGCAGAGAACTGACCCGCCGAGTTGATCGTGTTTGGGTGGTCGCCGGCATCCGCGCGGCCGACGTGGATGATGTTGCCGTCGACGGTGCAGCGATCGCCCTCGCGGAGCAGGTCCCACAGCGGATCTTTCGGTGCGGATGACCTCGTGGAGGCGGTCGGCGAACTTCACGGTGGCGGGGCAGGAGTAGGAGCAGGGTATGTACGGGACCAGGCCGTACAGAGTGTGGGCTCCTGCCGTGCGCCCTCTCCGGCTGTCATCGGTCCAGCTTGCCTGCCCTTTCCCGCAGGTAGCGCTGCTCGGGAAGGCTCGTGGTGCGCCGGGCCGCCAGCCGGTAGTTCTCTCGCGCGGCAGCGTACTCGCCGGCCAGCTCCTGCAGGTGGGCGCGCACGGCGTAGAGGCGGTGGTGACGGGCGATCCGGGGGTCGCCGTCCAGGCTTTCCAGCAGTTCGAGCCCGGCCCGGGGCCCGCGGGTCATCGCGACCGCGACGGCGTGATTGAGCGTGACCATCGGGTTCGGCGCGATCCGTGTGAGGATTCCGTACAGGATGCGGATCTGTTCCCAGTCGGTGTCCCCGGCTCGTGGCGCCTGGACGTGCAGCGCGGCGATTGCCGCCTGGAGCTGGTAAGGACCGAGGGGTGAGGCGGACATGGCGTCGGTGACCAGCGCGGTGCCCTCTTCGATCATGGCGGCGTCCCACCGGTTCCGGTCCTGCTCGGCCAGTGGCACCAGGGCGCCGTCCGGGCCGGTACGGGCCGCGCGGCGGGCGTCGGTCAGCAGCATCAGCGACAACAGCCCGGC from Nonomuraea muscovyensis includes the following:
- a CDS encoding ABC transporter ATP-binding protein, with protein sequence MLEIDDLSVRLPRTARPAIDGLSLTVAENETVGLVGESGSGKSLTARAVLGLLPKGALTSGEIRMDGADVLALSPAELRRHRTHAAAMIYQDPRAAISPFRRIGDFLAEILREETGARAARARAVELLGLVGLPDPERHVRQHPHELSGGMLQRVVIAAALAGEPRLLLADEPTTALDVTTQAEIIRLLRDLRARTRTGMLFITHDLELAAMICDRVYVMYAGRVMETGPTRRLFAGPRHPYTTGLLAATPRVGDLGTLPPPIPGRPPDLLSAVPGCPFAPRCPHAMDSCTAAAPLLVDGVACVKAEA
- a CDS encoding amidohydrolase, with the protein product MMETIFVGRVFTGTTAAPIEAAVAVGGGRVLRVGDRAEVLAAAGSGTDVVDLAGGLLMAGFQDAHVHPAFGGGQMLRCDLSAEHDVEGYLRVIAAYAAAHPDKAWIHGGGWSMEVFPGGTPTRQLLDTVVPDRPVLLTNRDGHGAWANSLALRVAGLDRDTPDPVDGRIEREPDGTPQGTLHEGAMTLVSEHVPVATAEEAYAGLLAGQSHLFSMGVTAWQDAMIGAFPGHPDNYQVYLRAAREETLRARVVGALWWDRERGLEQIPELVERRENGRVGRFDATSVKIMQDGVAENFTAAMLEPYLDGCGCATTNSGISFVDPGLLREAVRKLDALGFQIHFHALGDRAVREALDALAEARAANGANDNRHHLAHLQVVHPTDIPRFAELGAAANIQPLWAAHEPQMDELTIPFLGAARAALQYPFGDLLRAGARLVAGSDWSVSSPNPLWGVHVAVNRTVPEGEPDEPFLPEQALTLAQALTAYTAGSAWINHLDDVTGTVEAGKDADLVVLDRDPFAGPPEEIGATRVVRTYVQGRLVHQT
- a CDS encoding TetR/AcrR family transcriptional regulator — protein: MAKTPVRTRRSGSQLSREAIIEASLRIAARGSGDAFTVRRLGEELGADPTAIYRHFRDKDELLLSVADRVYGEVLESVPDGLGWKDRLRALADGSLRVGLKYPAVASITASRTTRRINEFRLVELILGAVTEAGLDGADAALYYRAVADALLAHVGQAAAYVLFAPDVRAGDESSWRREYRTVDPERFPRITRLSTELADVSPAPVYAVQVEALIAAIEARAAARADVGPAEN
- a CDS encoding ABC transporter ATP-binding protein; translation: MSIDLEVRGLRKRYGAWTAVDDVGFDLAAGGSLGLVGESGSGKTTTARLLLGLERPDAGSVLVAGRPLATLGRKDRARLIQIVFQDPLGSLDPRLAVQESLAEVLRLHFPGEPTAARVAELLDQVGLGPREARALPRELSGGQRQRVAIARALAVRPRVLVLDEAAAALDVSVQAQILGLLAEIRAAGGVSYLFITHDLAVVGCVTDHVAVMRRGRIVESGPTTRVLTAPEHEYTRLLLSSVPRPAF
- a CDS encoding ABC transporter substrate-binding protein, giving the protein MSRRRWAALTVLTLTVTAAACGGGGGNAAPSPGRTLSSGTPLPKGDIDAFTWVSYAEPPTLDYVHAFDYPQNMVLSNVCESLMRWTPELKEEPGLAEKYEQRDPKTLVYTIRKGVKFHSGAEMTADDVVASLNRHLDEKVGSYWISTFRNVESITKTGPMEVTVTFKQPDALFNLEMGASPGTVASAASLQAKGKAFGTADGGLDCTGPFKLGTWTKGQSIRLDRFDGYWGDRARSGKVTFTFVPDAAARTNALVTGEADGSWMVPAASVARLRSSGAGTVHGGPNLTTANLIVSDLKNGTLADVRVRRALSLAIDRQGLAKAAFGDYSSPSLVPGPTESWRNVGAAKPPAPAVTRDVEAAKKLVAEAGAQGKKIVIATTNTGPEMSVISNAVQAAAQEIGLAAEVRTIAPDAYTALFSDPEARKGIDLFPTFWYLSATDPLELYGLFQTGQFENYGGFSDPAYDKLVAAAEVEFDRVKRAQLTAELQATVATQLPWIPLADLDNVMFIGKRVTGAPTSISYLYYPWAADIGAAG
- a CDS encoding MarR family winged helix-turn-helix transcriptional regulator encodes the protein MSDADALHPAQLGTYFALMEAVSLLQHAVEQQLRAEGDLSYVQFQLLAHLADARQLTMTELADGVVYSRSGLTYQAGLLEKAGLVTRGPSPDDERATLVTITEGGLALVGRVLPGHIEVVRRLLFNPLTDEDLHDLGDIMTRVRDHMRAEPPRSAAPRKPRK
- a CDS encoding ABC transporter permease; protein product: MEQLVIRPGLRGRTGRLKGGGLRTAALVVIALLVLAAVFAPLVAPADPDAVDLSAVLAGPSADHLLGADASGRDLLSRMIYGARTGLLGPLGVVALSTVLGVVIGLAAAWHGGWVDTALSRSMELVFAFPGLLLAMLVVAMYGPGQVGPVITLAVAYTPFVGRMVRGMARGEMGRPYIAAYRALGFGGLTICLRHLLPNIAPVILAQSTVNFGYALLDLAGLAFLGLGVQPPAADWGAMINEGQSAVLQGALGPILVPGLAIVLSVIAFNIVGESLADRVSRR
- a CDS encoding amidase codes for the protein MLCYLSATEAHALMSRRELSPVELLTAVIDRAEVTEPRINAFTERLYESAMEQAKAAEAAYLNGTARPLEGIPVAIKEEQPIEGRTHEEGSLLLQGVIAEVTHPVVTRITQAGGIVHARTTTPEFSCAGFTHSRLWGVTRNPWNLDYSPGGSSGGSGASLAAGTSLLATGSDIGGSIRIPASFCGVVGFKPPFGRVPALPPFNLDQYCHDGPMARTVADVALLQNVIAGPHPWDVASIRPKLELPPLTGDVRGMRIALSMTLGDYLVEPDVVAGTLAAAEALRAAGAIVEEVELPWTRAQIMAAADAHFAGIFGAGIRELAIEHADLLSDYTRRFADTEPELSFYQGMELEGLIYRPLGELLERFDALLCPTTAVPAFPAEHDGGPLPIKGEPGDYMLGVMTIPFNIASRCPVLSVPSGLAAGGVPTGVQIVGRTYDDVTVFQVAACLEAALPGIGRPAVP
- a CDS encoding ABC transporter permease produces the protein MGRGHRRGWMMARFLLRRLGGMVAILGAASFLVFGALQLAPGDPASFLLSGRSATPEAIAAVRAQYRFDDPAPVQYLHWIGGVLTGDFGRSVQFRTDVGGLIAARVPVTLTLIGMAFVLTMVLGLAFGVWSATRPGVVDKAVLVGSSVAVATPSFVLGFVLIAVFSVNLGWFPSIGAGQGLADRLHHLTLPAVALALTFAGVLARVSRSAMLEQLGQEYVTVARGRGVPERTIVRRHVLRGAMTVTLTYGGLLVPGLLVSTVLVETTFGVNGLGQLLQYSVTVKDFPVVQALTLLTVAVFVVANLAVDLLAPLADPRVRLGARD